The nucleotide sequence TTCGTGATGGTTACAACGAGACGACATTATTTTTGACCCAATCGACACAGGCGCGGCTTAAAACGCAAATGCACTTCCCGACCCGTTTCCGCCGATTCATAAATCGCGTTGATCAATTCGAGCGATTTCCGCCCTTCAATCCCATCCACGAGGGCTTTCGTGTGATTACGAATACTTTCGACGACCCCCTGCAAATACATCGCATGCCCGTGCGCAAATTGCTGTTCCGCCGATCGCTGGGGGCCACCCCCCTGCCGCATGGCGTCATCTTCCGGGGTCGGGATACTAAATTCCCAGTGCTTCACCCGATCCGCCGCAAACCCACCCAGTTCAACAGAGCCGCGCTCCCCTAACACACTAATCGAGCCTTCGAGATCCCGGGGACGAGTGGCCGTCGTTGCCTCCACGACACCCAACGCACCGTTGCGGAATTGGAACATCGCCAACCCGGTATCTTCAACTTCAATATTGGACAAGCGGGTCGAGATCTTCGCCATCACACTATCGACCGGGCCCATCATCCACTCTAAGAGATCGATGTGATGGCTCGCCTGATTCGCCAACACGCCGCCATCCATGGCCCACGTCCCCCGCCAACCGGCCTGATCGTAATATTCTTGTTTGCGGCACCATCGGAGTCGCACTGCCCCCAGCACCAACTTTCCAAACCGCTCATCCACAAGCGCCCGCTTCAACCCCACGACGGCCTCGTTATACCGGTTCTGTTTGACGACAAACAGTTTTACACCGTGTTCGTCACAGGCACGAATCATCGCATCTGCATCGTCTAACGTCAGGGCCATCGGCTTTTCAACGACCACGTGTTTTTTCGTCTGGGCCACCTGGATAGCATGGGCAGCATGCAACCCGCTCGGCGTCAAGACGCAGACCACATCCACTTCATGCTGGGCTAACAGCCCATCGAGATCGCTATAACTCGGCACTTCAAAACGTGTCGCTACGGTACGGGCCATGACCGCGTCGACATCACAAACGGCTACTAAGCGGGCATGCGTAATTTGGCGCAACGCTGCAGCATGCTTGACGGCAATTTTCCCGCACCCAAACAGCGCAAATCGAACCGTTTCCATAAGACCCGCACCTTTCCGCTATCACCACCCGACGCACGCCCTCTGCGGAGCCCGG is from Deltaproteobacteria bacterium and encodes:
- a CDS encoding Gfo/Idh/MocA family oxidoreductase, which encodes METVRFALFGCGKIAVKHAAALRQITHARLVAVCDVDAVMARTVATRFEVPSYSDLDGLLAQHEVDVVCVLTPSGLHAAHAIQVAQTKKHVVVEKPMALTLDDADAMIRACDEHGVKLFVVKQNRYNEAVVGLKRALVDERFGKLVLGAVRLRWCRKQEYYDQAGWRGTWAMDGGVLANQASHHIDLLEWMMGPVDSVMAKISTRLSNIEVEDTGLAMFQFRNGALGVVEATTATRPRDLEGSISVLGERGSVELGGFAADRVKHWEFSIPTPEDDAMRQGGGPQRSAEQQFAHGHAMYLQGVVESIRNHTKALVDGIEGRKSLELINAIYESAETGREVHLRFKPRLCRLGQK